In Clupea harengus chromosome 25, Ch_v2.0.2, whole genome shotgun sequence, one genomic interval encodes:
- the abhd3 gene encoding phospholipase ABHD3, translating into MISLELNFNVLTRDLSHYLENQVKVGLFGSGVGLSLVLGFSAAYACYYLISVAKKPKLVVGGEKFNTFLKEQCPVVSETYYPTFWCWESRVQTLLRPFVTAKPGVSYRNELIRAPDGGQISLDWFDNDESGPYPDTSVRPTILLLPGLTGTSRESYILHMVQQCRDLGYRCVVFNNRGVSGEKLLTPRTYCAANTEDLEMVIGHLHRLHENAPIMAAGVSMGGMMLANYLGRKGRETCLKGVVVFSAGWDVFECTASLEKPLDRFLFNSYLTSCLQASVDRHRPVFEKHYDIDHVMRAKTIREFDERFTSRMFGYPTNDDYYRDASPIHRLKSVQVPMLCLNAADDVFSPNHAIPVEAVKQNPNLALLITCHGGHIGFLEGMWPRQSTYMDRVFRQFAKAVVEHGGNLRDL; encoded by the exons ATGATCTCACTGGAGCTCAATTTCAATGTTTTGACAAGGGATCTGTCACATTATCTGGAAAACCAAGTTAAAGTTGGGCTTTTCGGTTCTGGAGTAGGATTGTCACTGGTGCTCGGCTTCAGCGCAGCGTATGCCTGCTACTACTTGATCTCTGTAGCAAAG AAGCCAAAGCTCGTTGTCGGTGGAGAAAAGTTCAACACATTCCTGAAGGAGCAATGCCCTGTGGTGTCAGAGACGTACTACCCCACCTTCTGGTGCTGGGAGAGCCGGGTTCAGACGCTGCTTAGACCCTTTGTCACAGCAAAACCTGGGGTCAGCTATCGGAA TGAGCTGATTAGGGCTCCAGATGGAGGCCAGATTTCTTTGGATTGGTTCGACAACGATGAGAGCGGCCCTTACCCCGACACGTCCGTGCGGCCCACCATCCTACTGCTTCCAGGCCTGACCGGCACCAGCCGAGAGTCCTACATCCTGCACATGGTCCAGCAGTGCCGTGATCTGGGTTATAG ATGTGTGGTGTTCAACAACAGAGGGGTCTCTGGAGAGAAGCTCTTG ACCCCAAGGACATACTGTGCAGCCAATACAGAGGACTTGGAGATGGTCATCGGTCACCTCCACCGACTGCATGAGAATGCCCCCATCATGGCTGCTGGGGTGTCTATGGGGGG GATGATGTTGGCCAACTACCTGGGCCGCAAGGGACGAGAGACCTGTTTGAAGGGAGTTGTAGTCTTCTCAGCTGGCTGGGATGTGTTTGAGTGCACCGCTTCACTAGAGAAGCCCCTCGACAGATTCCTCTTCAACTCCTACCTCACCAGTTGCCTGCAGGCTTCCGTGGATCG CCACCGACCTGTTTTTGAGAAGCATTATGAtattgatcatgtgatgagg GCCAAGACTATACGAGAGTTTGATGAGCGGTTCACCTCCAGAATGTTTGGCTACCCAACCAATGATGACTACTACAGAGATGCCAGTCCCATCCACAGGCTGAAGTCAGTGCAGGTGCCAATGCTGTGTCTGAATGCAGCTGATGATGTCTTCTCCCCAAACCATG CCATTCCAGTGGAGGCGGTGAAGCAGAACCCTAACCTGGCCCTCCTGATCACCTGTCACGGGGGCCACATCGGCTTCCTGGAGGGCATGTGGCCCCGCCAGAGCACTTACATGGATCGTGTGTTCAGGCAGTTTGCCAAGGCCGTCGTCGAGCATGGTGGCAACTTGAGAGACCTCTAA